In Lolium perenne isolate Kyuss_39 chromosome 5, Kyuss_2.0, whole genome shotgun sequence, the sequence ctaagataaggagaggttgctaaagtagtaacaacttccaagacacaaatataaaacaaagtactgtattaaaaaaaaacacatgggttatcttccaagaagttctttctttatagccattaagatgggctcagcagttttaatgatgcactcgcaagaaatagaagttgaagcaaaagagagcatcaagaggcaaattcaaaacacatttaagtctaacatgcttcctatgcataggaatcttgtaaataaacaagttcatgaagagcaaagtaacaagcataggaagataaaacaagtgtagcttcaaaaatttcagcacatagagaggtgttttagtaacatgaaaatttttacaaccatattttcctttctcataataactttcagtagcaacatgagcaaactcaacaatataactatcacataaagcattcttatcatgagtctcatgcataaaattattactccccacataggcataatcaattttattagttgtagtgggagcaaattcaacaaagtagctatcattattattctcatcatcaaatataggaggcatagtatcatcaaagtaaattttctcctcaatgctcgggggactaaaaatatcatgctcatcaaagccagcttccccaagcttagaattttccatagcattagcaacaatagtgttcaaagcattcatattaatatgttccatgggttttttaattttcgcatcaaaccatccatgtcttaaatcaggaaatagaataagaaggtcattgttgtccattatgcctaactagtgtaaacaagaaaccaaatgccgcaattgcagagtctaaaggaaatagcttcgagtacttacaacggcgccggaaaatagcttagtagcctagatccggagtgtgagtaccttttacctttcctccccggcaacggcgccagaaaatagcttgatgtctacgggtgcttctattcttgtagacagtgttgggcctccaagagcagaggtttgtggatcacccaaggtttatcgaactcagggaggaagaggtcaaagatatccctctcatgcaactctgcaaccacaaagcaagaagtcacttgtgtccccaacacacctaataggtgcactagttcggcgaagagatagtgaaatacaagtggtatgaatgaatatgagcagtagtacggcgccagaaaatagcttactggcgtgcagttgatggtagtaatattgtaggaagtaaacaagcagtagtaacgcagcagtagtaacgcagtaaaacagtaaacaagcagcgctagcagtatttaggaacaaggcctagggaatagactttcactagtgggcactctcaactttgatcacataacagaatagataaatgcatactctacactctcttgttggatgatgaacacattgcgtaggattacacgaaccctcaatgccggagttaacaagctccacaattaaatgttcatatttaaataaccttagagtgcatgaaagatcgacacgactaaaccaagtactagcatagcatgcacactgtcaccttcacaccatgtaggaggaatagatcacatcaataccatcatagcaatagttaacttcataatctacaagagatcataatcatagcctacgccaagtactaacacggatgcacacactgtcaccattacaccgtgcaggaggaataaaactactttaataacatcactagagtagcacatagataaattgtgatacaaaacacattgcaatcataaagagatatgaataagcacttcactacgccattcataacagtgaataagtattctgtgaaatatagcctaagagacccacacggtgcacacactgtcacctttacacacgtgggacaaggagtctccggagatcacataagtaaaacccacttgactagcataatgacatctagattacaagcatcatcatatgaatctcaatcatgtaaggcagctcatgagattattgtattgaagtacataggagagagatgaaccacatagctaccggtacagccccgagcctcgatggagaactactccctcttcatgggagcagcagcgttgatgaagatggcggtggagatggcagcggtgtcgatggagaagccttccgggggcacttccccgtcccggcggcgtgccggaacagagactcctgtcccccagatcttggcttcgccatggcggcggctctggaacttttctcgtaccgtggcttattcgtctcggggttttaggtcaggacctttaaataggcgaaaggggagcctcggagggggtctggtggggccagacactagggcggcgcacctggctccttggccgcaccgccaccatgtgtgggcccacgTGGCCCCTCTCtgacggttctcgggtgttctagatgcttccgggcaaaataggaacctgggcgttgatttcgtccaattccgagaatatttcgttactaggatttctgaaaccaaaaacagcagaaaacaggaactggcacttcggcatctcatcaataggttagttccgcaaaacgcataaatatgacatataatgtgtataaaacatgtaggtatcatcaataaagtagcatgaaacataagaaattatcgatacgttggagacgtatcagcgcttttgcaagcggtcaagatcttctacgcgctttttgcaagcggcaagtgatcgactacatccaccacgagatctaatctcgttaggctttggaaatcttcgagggttagtctcatgatcttctcgttgctaccgtcaatagattagatcttggcttgtgttttcgttcttgcggtaggaattttttttgttttctaggctacgaatcccatcaggaaGCTCATTCGCTCCTGCCACGACATTggaccaagtggttcgtccccggcgccGGTGTCAGTTCTATGGCGGAGCAGCTCGACGGCGCGATCCAGATGCGGTGCAGAGCTTCGAGGACCGGATTGCTTTTTCCAATTTTCTTCTGGGCTCTTCTCTGTAATAGCTTGGTCCTTATCCAGGAATCCCCCGAACTGTAGGGGCTTTTCTGCAATTTGTAACCACCGCTTCAGTTATCAATGCAGCTTCTAGGGTCTTCGGGCCCTttgtttgttcaaaaaaaaactaaTCGATCGTCATTTTCATACTGCCATGCGCCTAGCACCGCACGGTGGGTGACTTCAGAATTCAGAGCGTGCCGTAGACGGCCGCGCTTGATGCGCTCCTCATGTGGGCCAAGCAGATGAACTAATCACATGCTCTTGAAATCTTCCGGTGCGAATGTTgggatttattttattttttattttgagAAGCGTGAATGTTGGGATAGCTCCCACATCTCTTTCCAAATCGCGAAGCCTGATCATCGGCGGCTTCATCGTTCCCTAGTGTGCAAGGTTAGCACGAGCCGGCACCTTAGGCGGGGTGCGGGATCTCCGGCGCGTGGTGGATAGTGTGGCGGTGGTCTGCGCTATGGATGGTGGCAGATGTGGCCTCCGTTCTCCGGGCGGCAAGGGAGGTGATGGTAGCGTTTTTGGTGTCGCTCTCCCTCCCAGGCAATGTTTTTGAAGTAGGTGCTGGATGGAGGAGCCAAGAGGTGGTGCGGTGTTGCATCAACCGTGTCGACCATGGCGGGTCTCGACCGTCCAACTAGTGGGGTTTCCATGACGGGCGTGACATGATGGACCCACGCTGAACGGGGTCGCTATTTGGCGTTGTGGTGGCATCGACGGTAGGCGAGAACTAAACGGATATCAACCTTTTAAGGGGGGTTGGCAGTTCGACGCCGGTGACAGCTTCTAGAATGTGTGCATAAGGTGTTTGGGGTAACAACCAGAGTACACTTTTTGTAAGCACCCTCTCTATCGGATTGAGGCGCTGACATGTACACTATCTAGTCAGTTCGTTTAAAAGTACTGGGCCCAGACAAGTAATCGATCATCATTGTCGTATACTGTCATGGGCCTAGCACCGCACGGTGGGTTTGCTTGAGACCTCAAAGCGTGGCGTAGACGCCGGGCTTGATGCGCTGTTCATGTGGGCCAGGCCAATCACTAATCACTTGCTCCTCCAGGAGAGAATCTTCCGATGCAAATGCTTCGGATATCTCCCTCCATCTCTTTCCACATCCATCCCCTCCTGTCTCCTTCTATATCCTCATTTTTCTCAATCACCTTTTGATTAGCTACTGTATTATAATCATACATACGTTATCTTTCAAGGGCCTTTTTTCTTGTCAAGTTTCAAGGGCATTGTTCTAAAGGTTCTGTCTCCCTAAACAAACTTGCAGGTCGTCGTCCCAATGCTCCACTTGTAAATGGATAAATATATTTAATTGTTGTTCTATGAGTCGTGTCCCTCATCACTCAAACCCGGATTAACAAATGAATGCAACCAAAAATGGATGCGTTTATATCAGTTGAGTGGAGTGCGTAGCAAATGACTCCCTCTGGCTATGAAAACTTCTTGCAGGTTTTATGAATTTAAACGTATTTATTTTAATCCACATTTTGTTTAAAGTTGTGACAAGTATTTAGGGTAAGAGGGTGTAGAAGTACTCCATACATATACAAATATACTGAGCATACGTAAACGGCACCGTATGTGAGTAATTTTTGGTTGAGAAAAAGGCGAAAGGATTTGTATTTAGGTATACCATTTCGCACTGAGGGTTTGGCCATTGTCTACATATTCTCCACTAAATATGTAATTAAAAAATTCAAATGTGGCGTGTGTTCATCAATTATATGAAGAAGATAGCTACCCCTAAGCAGTAAAATATGCACCACACATAACAACTACAACTTGTTCCATGATTGGTCAATATGTTAGTGGATACTCCAGTTAATAAAAACATTTCTAATAAAAAAGCAAGTATGCATCCATCCATCCAGGTCCAACAATAATAAGCTACAAAAGCCGACACTTCCGTTGTCATTTGTCAAGTAAGCAAACTAGCCAGCTCGGCCTCGGACCCAATCAAACCCAAGAAGGGACCAAGAAGTTCCCCGACCATGGCGCCCAGCAACAGCAACGCCACCTACCctttcctcgtcctcctcctcgccgccgtcgcAGTAGCTGCGGAGGCGACGCCGACGGCGTACGACATGCTGGAGCGGTACGACTTCCCGCGGGGCATCCTGCCGGAAGGGGTGCAGGGGTACGACCTCGGCCCGGACGGCGGCTTCCAGGTGTACTTCCCACGGGAGTGCCAGTTCCTGCTGGGCAAGCAGTGGCTGGTCAAGTACAACAGGCGCATCGCCGGCACCGCCACGGCGGACAAGCTGgcggcgctggagggcatctacGTCAAGGTGCTCTTCCTCTGGATCCCCGTCGCCGAGGTCGACCGCGACGGCGACCGCCTCAGCTTCTACATCGGCCCCGTCTCCACCTCCTTCCCGCTCGGCGACTTCGCCGACAGCCCGCACTGCCGCGGAtacgacgccgccgccgtcgctgcgGCCGTCTCGTGAATTATTGCGTATGCTGTACAAGATGTTGCCTTCGGTTCGGTCATTTGCCTGGCCGTTTAATTAGTGCCAGGTATTACTAATTAGCTACTGCTGCGGTGCATAGTACTCCAGCAAGTTTTACTTGGAAAAAGTTATTGATACCGGCTTGATCATTTGAAAAAGACTCCCATGAATGAATCACTGCTCTAATGCTATTTTTACCCTGAACTTATAACATTATGCCAAGTTTTACCGCGTATTTTTCCGCATGATTCTGACATTGAGGCAATATATATGGAAGAAAGAGATTAGTGGGGTAAACGTTGTCCACAAATCACAAACATGAGGTGAAAAGTGAAATTCACACTATATTATTGGCCATGAATTAGCTTATGGGCAATAGTAATAAACACTACTGCAAATAAGTAAAATATTCTACCCGCAAAAAAAAGTAAAATTGTCCTGAAAATACTGGACTATGAAATGTGGTATGATCGGAGTCACGGTCGTCGAAGCAACTATACCTACTGGCCATAATTTAATTTAATTTACTCTCTCTATCTCATGAAATATGtctgagatttgtctaaatttacaTGTATCTAGTCACTAAATAGTATTTACTTCCTCCGATCTCTTTAAATTGATTCtactacaactttgtactaaatttgggTCAATTAAAAAAAACCTGATGAagtagatacatttaaattttaacAAATATCCGATATATTGTATGGGGCGGAGGAAGTAATTTAGTTACTCTAGATATTATGTTATACAATACTAAACTGGTGGTCTTCCCTACAGTACCAAAGGCCTATTCATGACTCGGAAATTTGAAAGATACTCTATTTTGCGTGAACAGAACTGTTTCGTGCCAACTTCATATGAAATTCGTATGTAATGGAATATGCGGTCAGCCAGAATAGGTAACAGCATAGACGTTTCAAATAAGGTCGGTTAAAGGGGACCAGCCAAGACAGGAAGAAAAGGAAAATTGGAACAGGGTTGGTTGGCCATTGCGTCGCTTGGCGGTTCGGCAAGGCCTAAGTTTGGTACTGCTATGATAACACGATAAATGAAAAGGCTACTTCTCTCTACTCCTCCCTCTTTAAATACAATAACACTTCATATTTTGGGTCTAATTTTAACCATTTATTTTACCATAAAATATGAGCTATATGACATACCAAAAAATTCTCAGTACGTTAGTGTGTTTGGTTTACGCCATTTGGTGCCCTGCCACTTTTTGCCAACCATTGGCTAGCTAGGAATTCCTTAGCTCCATGTTGGCCAAAAAAAATTAGAAGGTATGAAGGGAATGTGAGGTATGTGGGCTACTTTTCATAGGCAACCAAAATTCTGGTAGGCACACTTGGGCACCAACTATTGACTCAGCTTTGTTTAGATATACACAGTCTACTAATTTGGAATTGAGGCAGTATGTCCATAGGATTCGTATTTGAAAGAAATTTCCCATGAAATACTCTGGTGACATAACTAACCTTTTATTGGTTAATTTGTTAGTCAAAGTAAGATACAATGTGGCTTTGTATACATAGACAGAGGGAGTATCTGAAAAAGAAACCCATTTCATGATCTGTAAACAGTAGGTAGAGTATCAGTATTTCCAGTCTGAAACCAATTCCTCCAATACAAGATCTAAAATCACAGGTGCATGATTAAAAAGAGAAAAGGGGAAAAGGTTCATATTAAAACTAGGTGCACAGTTAAGTAATCAATCACGAGGAAGACATGGTATTTTTCAATATTCAGTGGGGTATCCTTTCCAAAGCATTCAGCCGTTGTCATTCAAAAACATTACACGGATATAGAGGATTAATTACTGTATAGACGTGTTTACATTTGTTCGGTAAGAACGTGTTTAACAGAGCATCTGCATTCAACTACTCGAAAAGTAGATCAAGCCATCAAATTTACTTCAAAAAATGTGAAGTACAGACAGATCTGCACAGGATGGCAACGAATTGTACAAAACCATGTCCTGGTTGAACCAAATAAAAAAACATGGACTACAATAAATAGCTCTTGGCATTCTTGAGATTACATGGATATCAAAGAATAGACCAAAACATGCATCTATGATCTGTCTCCATACAGCTGACGTATACAAACATATCTAAATGTTGAGCAACCACAAATAGAGTACTATCTGGATCTGCTCTTGGTGCCTCTTTTGATCCACTCATATGGGGGGTGTGCATTGTCGTTGGGAGGGTGTCACTGATTCTGCAAGATATTGACACACACTGCCTGATCCTGAACATCCCACAGTGGCCAGAGAACTACTGAGAACCAGAAACTCCAAACGTTCGATAACAATACCACCAGTTTATCTGACAATTTGAATTGAGAAATATCAGGGTATTTGTATCACTTTATTCTGCCACAGCCCACAGCAAGGACAGAATCATGGGAACTTAGATACTGGACAACATGGAGTCCTCATTGCTTCAGGTGGGACTAGGAGAATCAAGATGTACAGAAATATGAAAATGATGACAGAATAATATACAGAAATGGGAAATAGCAACATACAACTTGTTTCTTCACTCCAAAGATTTGAGCAGCCGGAATAAGCCAGCTGCTTCCCTTATTCGTGAGAATTCAATGCAGAACGCCTGTACCTCAATGAAAAGATCTTGAACTGCAACATGCACAAACATAACTAATATTTACTGACATTCAAAACATTGTAAAATGGTATAAACAAGGAttcagatgatgatttgaatagcaCTAGATAGCCCATAATTAATGATAAATACAAATAGCAGCAGTCAATTGTATTTGTTGCTTCTTTCACTAAGGGCCTCTGTGATTCACAGGAATATCAAAGAACAGTTCAGTTGTAAGGCTGTGCAATAATCATTCATATGAAGTAATAAAAGTGGGACAGCAAACATGCAGTTCTGTCACCATTAGCGATCATTATGGAttaaggcaaaaaaaaaaatcaatgagaactcaaatatatatataaataACAGTGTACAGATGAAGTTGTCTCTGCTAAGCACGCAACAATATGCTCACCGTTAATTATCTGGTTTCGGATGAGACTCTGGAGGAAAACACAAACTAGTCTCACCAGTCTGTTCTGCATGTATTTATCCTGCACAGGAAAAATGATTATATTAAACGAATTTAGGAATTTACCAAGTGAGATGATCAATAGGAATTCATTAGCATCCAAGAAAATGATAAGATGCAGTGGCATCAGCCATGCAAGGCTTTTCTTCAGAGTAGAAAATGTTTTGTAAGCACAGAAATTATTCCGCAGTGATGCAAAACATGGAACAGCTGCTGCTAATTACACATGGGTTGTCAATTATGCAAGCACCTTAGTTCACAAAACAACCAAGGGGATTTATTCCCATGTGTGGGAAGAATAACCTAAATTACTCCCCATTTTCACAATATTTGTCACCATCCCAAGCATTACATTTGAGAGAGGCTGAGAAATGATCATGCATACTCCTCCCATGGGCAAAATAGCCTGAATTATTCCCCATTTTTCACAATATTTGTCATCATCCCACTGTGCGCAGCCGCAAAGACCAAGGAAGCATTAAATTTAAGAGACTTGATGAGAGATGATCATGCGTACTCCGAATAACTGACAGAATCAAACTATCTAGCAGCTTCCAAACGATTTTCAAGCAAGCGCAAAGATTTAGAAATATAACATTAACTATAGCATTCGTTATTTTTCAAAGGACAAATGTTTTCAAAGGATTATCTGTAATCCAAGGACAGTTATCGTGAAACAGAGGGAGTAACTGAATAAAGCAAATCAACATGCAGAGGTTTGATATCCACATGGGAAAATGCATCTAAGGTTAAATTGTGAAATAACTGATTGTGTAAGCATTAAAATAATACTATTTAGCCATGGGGCTGAATTACTCTGTAATTTTATGCAACCGATCCAACTAATCAAGTCATCAATTTCAAATTGAATGAATCAGAGGAATAAGAACAGACCTTAATGTTTTGACATGATTGAATACAATTTGAGATGTATTCATGGACAAATCCTGTTGGGAGTTCAACCGCAGTAGTAAGTCTGTTTACAACTTCCATAGAGTGTAGGCTCATCTCCATGTGCACAAGAACATCGAAATAACTAGAAGGAATCAAGGAAGAGGATCAGTACTAAGAAAAAAGCTGCCGCGGTGACAATCACTATAGCAGAGCATGCCAGACAAAAGAAACAGACATACCCTGCAATGTCAGGAGAGTTCATAAGCTTCGAAAGAAGCTCGACAGCAATGAGTGGATTATGCTCAACAAGGTCCTGAAACCATAGATAGTTCTATCAGACTGAAGACATGAATCGTGTGGGGAGATCAACATTAACGAGAGTAATACATACTGGAAGTTTCTGTGGCGTCATCCCGCAATGATACACTAGCTTAGAGTCCTTTGCCAATTCTATAACAACTTGCTGAGAAAAGCTGCGAATAAATTAGGCttgtaccatatgaaaatatcTTATGTGTGAATAAATATGCATGCGCAACAGAAAAGGGTGCTGAATGCCTTGGTGCCACAATAATATCCAGCACCATGCTGAAAGA encodes:
- the LOC127299590 gene encoding uncharacterized protein, which codes for MAPSNSNATYPFLVLLLAAVAVAAEATPTAYDMLERYDFPRGILPEGVQGYDLGPDGGFQVYFPRECQFLLGKQWLVKYNRRIAGTATADKLAALEGIYVKVLFLWIPVAEVDRDGDRLSFYIGPVSTSFPLGDFADSPHCRGYDAAAVAAAVS